The genomic region CATCAGCAGATACAGAGTTATCCAGACCGGGGCGAACACCCAGTTGGGCGGCGTGAAGAACGGTTTGTTGAGTGTTGCGTACCACGTCGGTATCGATGCGCTGGTAGCAAGGGCACCGATCTGGCCTGCGAGTAGGCAAACGAGTATGCTTACTATCAGTTTGATGAGTTCCTTGACCGTGATCATAGTCACTCTTGTCGCGCGGTTACGCGTCTTCGCTATACCGTTACTCTGCGAACACAGATAAACCCTTTGCAGGGTCGTGCACTAAAGTGCTAGCTAGATTCGTTCTAACCGCTTTTGGACGGCGCGCTGAATGCTACTCTGCTATGGGCGCGGTCTCTCTCTGTCTGAGTGGCGATACTCTTTTATGCCTCACGCATTCTGAGTAACATATACGCGATAGATGTTTGGCCAGTACACCATTCCTGTGGAGATCGCAGCTGAGGGCGTCTCGCTCGCGATCGAGCGCGATGACAAGGGGTTCAGGTACCGGAGCACGTGTAACGGCGTGACCGTGGAGAAGGAGATTCTCACGCGCACGGGTACGGTGCTCATCAACCCGGTAGAACCGCTTCACCTACCCAAGGAACTCGCCAAGGCGCTGCTCATCGAGCTGGATAAGACGCTCGTGGTTGAGCCCGCAACGACAAAGACCGTATTTCTCACCTTCCCCATCGAGATCGGGGTCTTTATCACGGCGAACGAAACCGTTGAGGTGCTGGACATCTTCTCGCTCCGGCCGCAGAAGTTTACGCTCTACGGCGACCCCCGGACCGGCGTGATCTGCAAATACTGGCGGAGCACCGTTTCTGCTACTGTCCCCGCGGTTAATCCACGCCGTGAGGGCGTCGTGCAGCTCCGCATCAACAATAGTACGTCCGACTGGGTGACCGTCACCCGCGCGGTCTTCAACGCGTACACCATGAAGATCTACTATAATGAACGGCTGGTCTCGATGCGTGCGACGATGAAGATCCTGCTCCGGAACCTAGCGGAGACCACGTTCACGGACGAGCCGCTCGAGCGCGGCATGACAAAGTCGCTGGAGCTCTACACCGTGCGGAAACTCCAGGTGCCCCTGACGAAATTTATAATGGAGG from Methanomicrobia archaeon harbors:
- a CDS encoding DUF432 domain-containing protein, which translates into the protein MFGQYTIPVEIAAEGVSLAIERDDKGFRYRSTCNGVTVEKEILTRTGTVLINPVEPLHLPKELAKALLIELDKTLVVEPATTKTVFLTFPIEIGVFITANETVEVLDIFSLRPQKFTLYGDPRTGVICKYWRSTVSATVPAVNPRREGVVQLRINNSTSDWVTVTRAVFNAYTMKIYYNERLVSMRATMKILLRNLAETTFTDEPLERGMTKSLELYTVRKLQVPLTKFIMEAGL